A window of Acidobacteriota bacterium contains these coding sequences:
- a CDS encoding polymer-forming cytoskeletal protein: MKKILILNLTVFILILALSATIQASTHKGDRYVTVPKDEIHEGDLLLTGETVTVDGTVTGDLFAFCRSLDINGTVKGDIIAFAQNIAVRGAGEDDVRAFAESVLISGLVKKNVTSFCRNLLVTQEGTIKQNIRFGCEELRLKGKVAGSVSGGADSFTLDGEVGRDARVKGNKITISPTAHIGGDLKATGHLIDISSDAVIEGEIIKGALKGKKESSSWTRRAFSLFFRLIWLLASLIIGVILMKLMPRVSQRIVSQVQQYWKSLGIGFVALIFTPIASLIVAITLIGLPLGLLSLTLYFALLYLSTIFVGMVIGMLILRSFGKPFELSLTAMMVGLLVLHILFFVPYLGFAARIISLILGMGMITLGGFQFLRESA, encoded by the coding sequence ATGAAAAAGATATTGATTCTCAACCTGACCGTATTTATTTTGATCCTGGCCCTTTCAGCCACCATTCAGGCTTCGACTCACAAAGGGGATCGATATGTGACTGTTCCGAAAGATGAGATTCATGAAGGAGACCTCCTCCTCACGGGTGAAACCGTAACAGTTGATGGAACGGTCACAGGGGATCTGTTTGCTTTCTGCCGCTCCCTTGACATCAACGGCACGGTGAAAGGAGACATCATCGCCTTTGCCCAGAATATCGCCGTGCGAGGTGCGGGAGAGGATGATGTCCGCGCTTTTGCGGAAAGCGTTCTCATTTCCGGTCTTGTGAAAAAGAATGTCACTTCCTTCTGCAGAAATCTCCTCGTCACTCAGGAGGGAACGATCAAACAGAATATCAGGTTTGGCTGTGAGGAATTGAGGCTGAAAGGAAAGGTGGCAGGCTCTGTCTCCGGTGGGGCAGATTCCTTCACACTGGATGGGGAGGTGGGAAGGGACGCTCGAGTGAAGGGAAACAAGATTACGATCTCGCCGACAGCCCACATCGGAGGGGATCTAAAAGCCACCGGACATCTGATTGACATCTCTTCCGATGCCGTGATCGAGGGGGAGATCATCAAGGGGGCTTTGAAAGGAAAAAAGGAATCAAGTTCCTGGACCAGACGCGCCTTTTCCTTATTCTTCAGATTGATCTGGTTATTGGCCTCCCTCATCATCGGCGTCATCCTGATGAAATTGATGCCCAGAGTCTCGCAAAGAATCGTCTCCCAGGTTCAGCAGTACTGGAAAAGTCTGGGAATCGGTTTTGTGGCTCTGATCTTCACACCAATCGCAAGCCTCATCGTGGCGATCACTCTGATCGGACTCCCGCTGGGCCTTTTGAGCTTGACGCTCTATTTTGCCCTTCTCTATCTCTCCACGATCTTCGTCGGGATGGTGATCGGGATGCTGATCCTTCGGTCCTTCGGCAAACCCTTTGAACTCTCCTTGACGGCCATGATGGTGGGACTGCTTGTGCTTCATATTCTCTTTTTCGTTCCCTACCTTGGATTCGCCGCTCGTATCATCTCATTGATTCTCGGGATGGGGATGATCACTCTGGGAGGGTTTCAATTCCTGCGCGAATCCGCCTGA